A genomic stretch from Bacillus sp. N1-1 includes:
- a CDS encoding pitrilysin family protein, which produces MKTIPFNQLQETLYHQTMDNGLDVYVLPKKGFNKTYATFTTKYGSVDNHFVPLNGSENVQVPDGIAHFLEHKMFEKEDRDVFQDFSKQGASSNAFTSFTRTAYLFSTTQNVMQNLETLVNFVQDPYFSDQSVEKEKGIIGQEIEMYNDNSDWRAYFGVIENMFHHHPVKIDIAGTIESIAKITKESLYTCYETFYHPSNMVLFVVGAVEPNEIMSFVEKNQAAKSYKDQPPIERFFDAEPKTVAEKKKVLPMSVQVAKCLVGFKEPNPGRQGEDLLKHELSINLALDLMFGQSSENYEKLYNEGLIDQSFSYDFTEEEKFGFSIVGSNTSSPDELANRLYEMIQSFKNESVDTDQLERIRKKKIGSFLRALNSPEFIANQFTRYRFNDMDLFEVVPMLESITAKDIEEVMKGHFAEDSFTVCQVVPKG; this is translated from the coding sequence ATGAAAACTATTCCATTTAATCAGTTGCAGGAAACGCTGTATCACCAAACGATGGATAACGGACTTGACGTGTATGTTCTCCCTAAGAAGGGTTTCAATAAAACGTACGCAACGTTTACAACAAAGTACGGATCAGTAGACAATCACTTTGTTCCTTTAAACGGTTCAGAGAATGTGCAAGTGCCAGATGGCATTGCTCACTTTCTTGAGCATAAAATGTTCGAAAAAGAAGACCGTGATGTATTTCAAGATTTTAGTAAGCAGGGTGCGTCTTCGAATGCATTTACATCGTTTACAAGAACAGCTTACTTGTTTTCAACAACTCAGAATGTGATGCAGAACCTTGAAACGCTTGTGAACTTTGTTCAAGATCCGTACTTTAGTGACCAGAGTGTTGAAAAGGAAAAGGGTATTATCGGTCAAGAAATTGAAATGTATAATGACAATTCTGATTGGCGTGCGTATTTTGGCGTCATTGAAAATATGTTCCACCACCATCCGGTTAAAATAGATATCGCTGGAACGATTGAATCTATCGCAAAAATCACGAAGGAATCACTTTATACGTGCTATGAAACGTTCTACCATCCTTCAAACATGGTGTTGTTTGTAGTAGGTGCTGTGGAGCCGAATGAAATTATGTCCTTTGTGGAGAAAAATCAGGCAGCAAAATCGTATAAAGATCAGCCGCCAATCGAACGTTTCTTTGATGCAGAACCAAAGACAGTAGCAGAAAAGAAGAAAGTGTTGCCGATGTCTGTTCAAGTGGCTAAATGCCTGGTTGGATTTAAAGAACCAAATCCAGGACGCCAGGGAGAAGATCTTCTTAAACATGAGCTATCCATTAATCTTGCGCTCGATTTAATGTTTGGTCAGAGTTCAGAGAACTATGAGAAGCTTTATAATGAAGGGCTCATCGATCAAAGCTTTTCATATGATTTTACCGAAGAAGAGAAGTTCGGTTTTTCAATCGTAGGAAGTAACACAAGCTCACCTGATGAGCTTGCGAACCGATTATATGAGATGATTCAATCATTTAAAAATGAATCAGTGGATACTGATCAACTTGAGCGCATCCGTAAGAAAAAAATTGGGAGCTTCTTAAGGGCGTTAAATTCACCAGAGTTTATTGCAAACCAATTTACTCGCTATCGTTTCAACGACATGGATTTATTTGAAGTTGTCCCAATGCTTGAGTCCATTACGGCAAAAGACATTGAAGAGGTAATGAAAGGGCACTTTGCAGAAGATTCGTTTACTGTCTGTCAAGTCGTTCCAAAAGGTTAA
- a CDS encoding YmfK family protein, which translates to MEKKEWYLEYEIHKNRPGLLGDVASLLGMLGINIITINGVDDMRRGLLLLVDEIEQIERLESILNTMDNITVTKMREPKLRDRLAVRHGRYIQRDADDKKTFRFIRDELGLLVDFLAEIFKQDGHKLVGIRGMPRVGKTESIVASSVCANKRWVFLSSTMLKQTVRTQIADDEFNSDHIFLIDGIVSARRASERHWQVLRDIMRLPATKVVEHPDIFVQETEYTMNDFDYIIELRDDPEQEITYQVIENRSSGFSNLDFN; encoded by the coding sequence ATGGAGAAGAAGGAATGGTATCTGGAGTATGAAATACATAAAAATAGGCCGGGTCTTTTAGGCGACGTCGCTTCCCTGTTAGGGATGCTCGGTATTAATATCATTACGATCAATGGTGTTGACGATATGCGAAGAGGCCTGCTTCTCCTCGTTGATGAAATTGAGCAAATCGAGCGACTTGAGTCCATTTTAAATACAATGGATAATATTACAGTGACAAAAATGAGAGAACCAAAATTACGCGATCGTCTAGCAGTACGTCACGGAAGATATATCCAGCGTGATGCGGACGATAAGAAAACGTTTCGATTTATTCGAGACGAGCTTGGCTTGCTAGTTGATTTTCTAGCTGAAATCTTTAAACAGGATGGCCATAAACTCGTTGGAATTCGTGGAATGCCGCGAGTTGGGAAAACAGAATCAATTGTTGCTTCTAGCGTTTGTGCAAACAAACGATGGGTATTTTTATCTTCTACGATGTTAAAACAAACGGTTCGCACGCAAATTGCGGACGATGAATTTAATAGCGATCATATTTTTTTAATTGATGGTATCGTTTCCGCCAGAAGAGCTTCAGAGCGGCACTGGCAGGTGCTTCGTGATATTATGAGACTACCGGCAACGAAGGTTGTCGAGCATCCTGATATATTTGTTCAAGAAACAGAGTATACGATGAACGATTTTGATTATATAATTGAATTGCGAGACGATCCGGAACAAGAAATTACATATCAGGTAATTGAAAATCGATCTTCTGGATTTTCAAACTTAGACTTTAACTAA
- a CDS encoding DUF3243 domain-containing protein, which yields MSVLDNFESWKGFLHDRLSQGEQQGLSQEVVSDVAYQIGGYLADGVKAKNEQEQLLADLWHVASQEEQHAIANMMVKLVQNER from the coding sequence ATGTCTGTACTAGATAATTTTGAATCATGGAAAGGGTTCTTGCATGACCGCCTAAGTCAGGGCGAGCAGCAAGGGCTTTCTCAAGAAGTTGTCTCAGATGTTGCTTATCAGATCGGCGGATATCTTGCTGATGGAGTGAAAGCAAAGAATGAGCAAGAACAGCTTCTTGCTGACCTATGGCATGTAGCAAGTCAAGAAGAACAGCATGCGATCGCAAATATGATGGTAAAGCTTGTTCAAAACGAAAGATAA
- a CDS encoding SDR family oxidoreductase — MKEILITGASGGIGRAIAKNYVKNGNRVYAHYNTNAASIQDLQADYPEADIFPVQANLAQKDGVEVLTEKVGEVDTLILNAGNSYFGLLTDMAGDEIDAMIQLHLTSSIKLAKHYISSMVQKKQGSIIVVSSVFGLTGASCEVVYSSVKGGLNAFVKGIAKELGPSGVRVNAVAPGYISTEMNARLTEEDEHDLMDEIPMGRSGAPEEVASLISFLDSNQASYISGQIISIDGAWQ, encoded by the coding sequence ATGAAAGAAATATTAATCACTGGGGCGAGTGGGGGTATAGGAAGAGCGATAGCAAAGAATTATGTAAAAAACGGTAACCGTGTTTATGCTCATTACAATACGAATGCTGCCTCTATACAAGATCTACAAGCGGATTATCCTGAAGCAGATATTTTCCCAGTTCAAGCTAACTTAGCGCAAAAAGACGGCGTAGAGGTTTTAACAGAGAAGGTTGGGGAAGTTGATACGCTTATTCTTAATGCTGGAAATAGCTACTTTGGTTTATTAACCGATATGGCAGGGGATGAAATTGATGCAATGATTCAACTCCACCTCACATCGTCCATTAAACTTGCGAAGCACTACATTTCTTCGATGGTGCAAAAGAAGCAAGGATCCATTATCGTTGTCTCTTCTGTCTTCGGTTTAACAGGAGCTTCTTGTGAAGTGGTTTATTCTTCCGTAAAAGGTGGTTTGAATGCTTTTGTGAAGGGCATAGCGAAGGAATTAGGGCCAAGCGGTGTCAGGGTGAATGCCGTAGCACCAGGCTATATTTCAACGGAGATGAACGCACGGTTGACAGAGGAAGATGAACACGATTTAATGGATGAAATTCCGATGGGACGATCGGGAGCGCCTGAAGAGGTAGCTTCTTTGATTTCATTTTTAGATTCTAATCAAGCTTCTTACATAAGCGGTCAAATTATTTCCATTGATGGGGCCTGGCAATAA